From a region of the Theobroma cacao cultivar B97-61/B2 chromosome 8, Criollo_cocoa_genome_V2, whole genome shotgun sequence genome:
- the LOC18591139 gene encoding protein SRC2 has product MSISGIQGLPFEVTVVGCYNLEDKEWISRQDPYVCLEYGSAKYRTKTCTDGGKNPTFQEKFTFTLIEGLRELNVVVWNSNTLVADDLIGSGRIQLHKALSQGFDDCTWPLQSKTGRHSGEVRLILHYSNATQPQQCKAKLAPSMPEYAPSAPFTQVSPYGHAPAAPPAPYPATLPYAAPSPYKSYPTSTATYPPSPYAGYSPQAPPAGYPPQTYPPLPQASSYYPPARAGIYPPPPY; this is encoded by the exons ATGTCCATCTCTGGAATCCAAGGCCTGCCTTTTGAGGTTACAG TTGTTGGATGTTACAACTTGGAAGACAAGGAATGGATATCAAGACAGGATCCTTATGTCTGTCTTGAATATGGAAGTGCCAAGTACCGAACCAAAACCTGCACAG ATGGAGGTAAGAATCCTACCTTCCAAGAGAAGTTCACTTTCACACTTATTGAAGGCCTCAGGGAGTTGAATGTAGTGGTTTGGAACAGCAATACCCTCGTTGCTGATGATCTTATTGGCAGTGGAAG GATTCAACTCCACAAAGCCCTTTCCCAAGGTTTTGATGATTGCACCTGGCCACTTCAGAGCAAAACTGGCAG GCATTCAGGAGAAGTAAGACTCATATTGCACTACTCTAACGCCACA CAACCTCAACAATGCAAGGCAAAATTAGCTCCATCAATGCCAGAATATGCGCCATCTGCCCCCTTCACCCAGGTCTCACCATATGGTCACGCACCAGCGGCACCTCCAGCTCCTTACCCAGCTACGTTGCCATATGCTGCCCCATCTCCTTACAAGTCATATCCTACTAGTACAGCAACGTATCCGCCATCTCCATACGCTGGCTATTCTCCCCAGGCTCCTCCTGCAGGTTATCCTCCACAAACATACCCACCTCTCCCTCAGGCCTCATCTTATTACCCACCAG CTCGGGCCGGAATCTATCCTCCACCACCCTACTGA
- the LOC18591141 gene encoding uncharacterized protein LOC18591141 isoform X2 has translation MEGGLPMLNCLLQHTLRSLCSYSDSSSSSSSSKWVYAVFWRILPRNYPPPKWDYGGSALDRSKGNKRNWILVWEDGFCDFHECERAGSGYVKGRFGADVFFKMSHEVYNYGEGLVGKIAADNSHKWVYKETPNDNDPSFISSWNMSIEPFRDPISSNQGRGNFNSIQAFRQLPSFLSEKIVEDLNLVISIQRKFSYLQSIPGVFAIQRSYLPIQHPYVVKPNNQILESHETAFRLDDNRQLGGTKRLIDERPEDSPIKSVNLGWNSPQNGITGPPFWSIPPLLPTMSCSLGALLSKLPSVIPSYNAIEATDIAMINNTNNTSQKVKADNGGSLGEVQIAETKAQTSSQLEADQEKKPSPVKANLVLQDGAVVELGFGPLRN, from the exons ATGGAAGGTGGACTTCCCATGCTTAACTGTCTCCTGCAGCACACGCTACGGAGCCTGTGTTCATATTCagattcttcttcttcttcttcttcttcaaagtGGGTTTATGCTGTGTTTTGGAGGATACTGCCTCGAAATTATCCACCACCAAA GTGGGATTATGGAGGAAGTGCTCTTGATCGTTCCAAAGGAAACAAAAGGAACTG GATTCTTGTCTGGGAAGACGGGTTCTGTGACTTCCATGAATGTGAGCGTGCTGGAAGTGGTTATGTAAAGGGGAGGTTTGGAGCTGATGTTTTCTTCAAAATGTCCCATGAAGTCTATAACTACGGAGAAGG ATTAGTAGGGAAAATTGCAGCAGATAACAGTCACAAATGGGTGTATAAAGAAACCCCAAATGACAATGATCCTAGCTTCATCTCCTCGTGGAATATGTCTATTGAGCCT TTTCGTGATCCTATAAGCAGCAACCAAGGGCGTGGgaatttcaattcaattcaGGCATTCAG ACAATTGCCATCATTTCTGTCAGAGAAG ATTGTGGAAGATCTCAATCTGGTGATCAGCATACAGAGGAAATTCAGCTATCTCCAGAGCATACCTGGCGTCTTTGCCATACAAAGATCATACTTACCAATCCAACATCCATACGTCGTTAAACCAAATAACCAGATACTTGAAAGCCATGAAACAGCATTCCGTCTTGATGACAACCGCCAGTTAGGTGGAACAAAAAGATTGATAGACGAAAGACCAGAGGATTCTCCAATCAAGTCCGTCAACTTAGGTTGGAACAGCCCACAAAACGGCATTACTGGACCACCTTTTTGGTCAATTCCACCCCTTCTTCCTACTATGTCTTGCAGTCTTGGAGCTTTATTATCAAAGCTACCTTCTGTCATCCCATCTTATAATGCCATTGAAGCTACTGACATAGCTATGATCAACAACACCAACAATACAAGCCAGAAAGTGAAGGCTGATAATGGAGGTTCATTAGGTGAAGTTCAAATTGCTGAGACAAAAGCACAAACTTCAAGTCAATTGGAAGCTGATCAAGAGAAGAAGCCAAGCCCTGTAAAAGCTAATTTAGTGCTACAAGATGGTGCAGTGGTAGAACTAGGATTTGGACCTCTCAGAAACTGA
- the LOC18591141 gene encoding uncharacterized protein LOC18591141 isoform X1: protein MEGGLPMLNCLLQHTLRSLCSYSDSSSSSSSSKWVYAVFWRILPRNYPPPKWDYGGSALDRSKGNKRNWILVWEDGFCDFHECERAGSGYVKGRFGADVFFKMSHEVYNYGEGLVGKIAADNSHKWVYKETPNDNDPSFISSWNMSIEPQPRAWEFQFNSGIQTIAIISVREGIIQLGSFDKIVEDLNLVISIQRKFSYLQSIPGVFAIQRSYLPIQHPYVVKPNNQILESHETAFRLDDNRQLGGTKRLIDERPEDSPIKSVNLGWNSPQNGITGPPFWSIPPLLPTMSCSLGALLSKLPSVIPSYNAIEATDIAMINNTNNTSQKVKADNGGSLGEVQIAETKAQTSSQLEADQEKKPSPVKANLVLQDGAVVELGFGPLRN from the exons ATGGAAGGTGGACTTCCCATGCTTAACTGTCTCCTGCAGCACACGCTACGGAGCCTGTGTTCATATTCagattcttcttcttcttcttcttcttcaaagtGGGTTTATGCTGTGTTTTGGAGGATACTGCCTCGAAATTATCCACCACCAAA GTGGGATTATGGAGGAAGTGCTCTTGATCGTTCCAAAGGAAACAAAAGGAACTG GATTCTTGTCTGGGAAGACGGGTTCTGTGACTTCCATGAATGTGAGCGTGCTGGAAGTGGTTATGTAAAGGGGAGGTTTGGAGCTGATGTTTTCTTCAAAATGTCCCATGAAGTCTATAACTACGGAGAAGG ATTAGTAGGGAAAATTGCAGCAGATAACAGTCACAAATGGGTGTATAAAGAAACCCCAAATGACAATGATCCTAGCTTCATCTCCTCGTGGAATATGTCTATTGAGCCT CAACCAAGGGCGTGGgaatttcaattcaattcaGGCATTCAG ACAATTGCCATCATTTCTGTCAGAGAAGGTATCATTCAACTTGGTTCATTTGACAAG ATTGTGGAAGATCTCAATCTGGTGATCAGCATACAGAGGAAATTCAGCTATCTCCAGAGCATACCTGGCGTCTTTGCCATACAAAGATCATACTTACCAATCCAACATCCATACGTCGTTAAACCAAATAACCAGATACTTGAAAGCCATGAAACAGCATTCCGTCTTGATGACAACCGCCAGTTAGGTGGAACAAAAAGATTGATAGACGAAAGACCAGAGGATTCTCCAATCAAGTCCGTCAACTTAGGTTGGAACAGCCCACAAAACGGCATTACTGGACCACCTTTTTGGTCAATTCCACCCCTTCTTCCTACTATGTCTTGCAGTCTTGGAGCTTTATTATCAAAGCTACCTTCTGTCATCCCATCTTATAATGCCATTGAAGCTACTGACATAGCTATGATCAACAACACCAACAATACAAGCCAGAAAGTGAAGGCTGATAATGGAGGTTCATTAGGTGAAGTTCAAATTGCTGAGACAAAAGCACAAACTTCAAGTCAATTGGAAGCTGATCAAGAGAAGAAGCCAAGCCCTGTAAAAGCTAATTTAGTGCTACAAGATGGTGCAGTGGTAGAACTAGGATTTGGACCTCTCAGAAACTGA
- the LOC18591142 gene encoding cysteine proteinase RD21A: protein MGSQRSTMAMLLLVMFTLSSALDMSIISYDEGHPDKSKSIWRTDDEVMAMYEEWLVKHGKAYNGLGEKERRFEIFKDNLRFIDEHNADDSHSFKVGLNRFADLTNEEYRAMYLGTKKPERKVSKRSDRYAPSLGEELPDSIDWREKGAVAAVKDQGGCGSCWAFSAIAAVEGINKIVTGDLIVLSEQELVDCDTTYNEGCNGGLMDYAFEFIINNGGIDTEEDYPYTGRDGTCDPYRKNARVVSIDAYEDVPVNDETALKKAVANQPVSVAIEAGGRAFQLYQSGIFDGKCGTQLDHGVTAVGYGTEKGKDYWIVKNSWGSSWGEEGYIRMARNEANSVTGKCGIAIEASYPIKKGQNPPNPGPSPPSPIKPPTVCDSYYTCPESNTCCCVYEYYGYCFAWGCCPLEAATCCDDHYSCCPHEYPICNINEGTCLMSKGNPLGVKALRRTPAKPFWAHGSVGKKSNA from the exons ATGGGTTCACAGCGATCAACTATGGCGATGCTCTTGCTGGTGATGTTCACTTTATCATCAGCTCTCGACATGTCGATCATATCCTATGACGAAGGCCACCCCGACAAGTCAAAGTCCATTTGGAGAACCGACGATGAGGTTATGGCCATGTACGAGGAGTGGCTTGTAAAGCATGGCAAGGCGTACAACGGTTTGGGGGAGAAAGAGAGGAGGTTTGAGATTTTCAAGGATAATCTTAGGTTCATCGATGAACATAACGCGGATGATAGCCACAGTTTTAAGGTTGGGTTGAACCGGTTCGCTGATCTGACCAACGAGGAGTACCGTGCCATGTACTTGGGAACTAAGAAACCCGAGAGGAAGGTTTCCAAGAGGAGTGATCGTTACGCGCCAAGTCTCGGTGAGGAGTTGCCGGATTCCATTGATTGGAGGGAGAAGGGGGCTGTTGCTGCGGTCAAAGATCAAGGAGGTTGCg GGAGTTGCTGGGCCTTCTCAGCTATTGCTGCGGTGGAAGGGATTAACAAAATAGTTACCGGGGACCTCATCGTACTCTCTGAGCAAGAGTTAGTGGATTGCGATACAACCTATAATGAAGGATGCAATGGGGGCCTCATGGATTATGCCTTTGAGTTCATTATCAACAATGGTGGTATTGACACTGAAGAAGATTACCCTTACACTGGTCGTGATGGCACATGTGATCCGTACCGG AAAAATGCCAGGGTTGTTTCAATCGATGCATATGAAGATGTTCCAGTAAATGATGAGACGGCATTGAAAAAGGCAGTTGCAAATCAACCAGTGAGTGTTGCCATCGAAGCAGGAGGCAGGGCTTTCCAGTTATATCAATCA GGTATATTTGATGGAAAATGTGGAACACAACTGGACCATGGTGTGACTGCTGTTGGATATGGCACAGAGAAGGGTAAAGATTATTGGATTGTGAAGAACTCATGGGGCAGCAGCTGGGGAGAGGAAGGCTATATTAGGATGGCGCGAAATGAGGCCAATAGCGTAACAGGAAAATGTGGAATTGCAATCGAAGCCTCTTATCCTATCAAAAAGGGTCAAAATCCCCCCAACCCTGGTCCCTCTCCTCCATCTCCGATAAAGCCTCCTACCGTTTGTGATAGTTATTACACCTGCCCTGAAAGCAATACCTGCTGCTGTGTCTACGAGTACTATGGCTACTGCTTTGCTTGGGGATGCTGCCCACTCGAGGCAGCCACTTGCTGTGACGACCACTACAGCTGCTGCCCTCATGAATACCCAATCTGCAACATAAATGAAGGCACCTGCTTGATG AGCAAGGGCAACCCATTGGGAGTGAAGGCTCTAAGGCGCACTCCTGCCAAACCTTTCTGGGCACATGGAAGTGTAGGCAAAAAGAGCAATGCTTAA
- the LOC18591138 gene encoding mannose-P-dolichol utilization defect 1 protein homolog 2 produces the protein MDYLGIDFRCALGSIKNGNFPPKDCLLPLISKLLGYAIVAASTTVKLPQILKILKHRSVRGLSVVAFELEVVGYTIALAYCLHKGLPFSAFGELAFLLIQALILVAIIYYFSQPVGIFTWIRALLYCAVAPTVLAGQIDPILFEALYASQHAIFFIARVPQIWKNFSNKSTGELSFLTCLMNSGGSLVRVFTSIQEKAPTSVILGSVLGILTNGTILSQIIIYQKPQVQKEKKVK, from the exons ATGGATTACCTAGGAATCGATTTTAGGTGCGCACTTGGATCTATCAAAAACGGCAATTTCCCTCCAAAGGACTGTTTGCTTCCTCTCATCTCCAAGCTCCTCGGCTACGCCATCGTCGCCGCTTCCACCACCGTCAAACTCCCTCAG atattaaaaattttgaaacatagaaGTGTTAGAGGGCTTAGCGTTGTAGCGTTTGAGCTTGAAGTAGTTGGTTATACCATTGCTTTGGCATATTGCCTTCATAAAGGACTACCCTTTTCAGCTTTTGGAGAGTTGGCATTTCTTTTGATCCAAG CACTAATTTTAGTTGCTATAATCTACTACTTTTCACAACCTGTGGGTATCTTTACGTGGATCAGGGCATTACT ATATTGTGCTGTAGCACCAACAGTCTTAGCTGGTCAAATTGATCCTATTCTTTTTGAAGCTCTATAT GCATCCCAGCATGCAATATTTTTCATTGCCAGGGTCCCTCAGATATGGAAGAACTTTTCT AACAAAAGCACTGGGGAGCTGAGCTTCTTAACATGCTTAATGAATTCTGGTGGCTCCCTTG TGAGAGTATTTACCAGCATCCAGGAAAAAGCACCAACGAGTg TTATTCTGGGCTCTGTACTTGGTATCCTGACAAATGGCACAATCCTGAgtcaaattattatatatcaaAAGCCACAAGTCCAGAAGGAGAAGAAAGTGAAGTAA
- the LOC18591144 gene encoding probable WRKY transcription factor 7: MAVELMMGYGRGDSFAGKMEENALREAATAGIQGVEELIRLMSNSQQLYNQDASFKTSSPSGPEPAMEIQAVTDKTVNSFKKVISLLGRPRTGHARFRRAPLTSLQQEEKQQQQDLQQPRQKIQESGTCSVQVNKDQVSAFKPFCPTPGHRLPPLPHNHHQSKSSPLLVARSGLLERNEAPTTINFTSSPPLSAGNSFISSLTGDTDSMQPSFSSGFQFTSPSHVPSSGKPPLSSSLKRKCNSMDDAALKCGSASGRCHCSKKRKSRVKRVIRVPAISNKMADIPPDDFSWRKYGQKPIKGSPHPRGYYKCSSVRGCPARKHVERAVDDPRMLIVTYEGDHNHSHNITDAPAAVVLESS, from the exons ATGGCTGTGGAATTGATGATGGGATATGGTCGTGGTGATAGTTTTGCAGGGAAAATGGAGGAAAATGCTTTGAGAGAAGCTGCAACTGCTGGAATTCAAGGTGTTGAAGAATTGATAAGGTTGATGTCTAACAGTCAACAGCTCTACAATCAGGATGCTTCGTTTAAAACTTCTTCTCCTTCAGGTCCAGAGCCAGCCATGGAAATCCAAGCTGTTACAGATAAGACTGTTAATTCCTTCAAGAAGGTTATTTCTTTACTTGGTAGACCGAGAACTGGCCATGCTCGATTTAGACGTGCTCCTCTTACTTCTCTCCAACAAGAAGAGAAGCAACAGCAACAAGATTTACAACAACCTCGGCAGAAGATCCAAGAGTCAGGGACTTGTTCTGTTCAAGTAAACAAAGATCAGGTGTCTGCTTTCAAGCCTTTTTGTCCAACCCCAGGTCATAGGTTGCCTCCTTTGCCTCATAATCACCACCAGAGTAAAAGCAGTCCTCTTTTGGTGGCAAGGAGTGGTCTTTTGGAGAGAAATGAAGCGCCTACTACTATCAATTTCACATCTTCTCCCCCTTTGTCTGCTGGGAATTCTTTTATATCTTCATTGACAGGGGATACTGATAGCATGCAGCCATCTTTCTCTTCTGGGTTCCAATTTACTAGTCCTTCGCATGTACCTTCTTCTGGTAAACCTCCTTTGTCTTCCTCTCTGAAAAGGAAGTGCAATTCCATGGATGATGCTGCTCTCAAGTGTGGGTCAGCATCTGGCCGTTGCCACTGCTCCAAGAAAAG GAAATCGAGAGTGAAGAGAGTGATTAGAGTTCCAGCTATTAGCAACAAGATGGCTGATATTCCTCCTGATGATTTTTCCTGGAGAAAGTATGGCCAGAAACCAATCAAGGGTTCTCCTCATCCAAG GGGCTATTACAAGTGTAGCAGCGTGAGGGGCTGCCCTGCAAGGAAACATGTGGAACGAGCTGTAGACGATCCGAGAATGCTAATTGTAACATATGAAGGAGATCACAATCACAGCCACAACATCACGGATGCGCCGGCGGCCGTGGTCCTGGAGTCATCTTAG